TGTCTAATACTTGATAAGGTTTCACCAGCATCTTCAGGATTTTCTAAATTAATTTTCACATCATCCCAAAAGGTTTTCTTTAAATGAATGACATCTCTTCTTAATCCACCGGCATCATCATTCAATTTTACTATTTTTTTATCAATTTCACTTAAAACATTACGAATACGCTCATCTTCATACTTTCGCTCTTGGTTTCCATTAGTCATCTCTTCACACTCCCCAAAAAATTTTAAGTAAATAAATGATACACAATTGACCGACCGACGGTCAATTGTGTATCGTTAAAAGAGAATAATTTCTCTCAAGGGGGGACTTCCATGAAAAGAATTGTAAAAAAGCATGAAGAAAGAAGAATTGAGATTATTACTGTAGCAAAAGGTTTATTTTCATCTAATGGATATGAGAATACTACGGTTAACGATATTATTAAGAAAGTTGGAGTAGCGAAAGGGACCTTTTATCATTATTTCAAGTCAAAAGACGAAGTTGCAGATGCAGTAATTCAGGATTCTATTGATTCTAGTGTTCAGTTATTTAAGCAAATTATTAATAACCGTGATTTAAAGGCAATTGAAAAGTTTATAAACATTATTCAATACTTTTCACAGGAAACATCAAATCATTTCAATGATGGATTAATGACTTATTTGCATCACAAAGATAACGTCCTTCTACACCAGAAAATGAAAGTTGCCATGATTAAAGAATATGTGCCAATTATTTCATCTGTTGTGAAGCAAGGAATGGAGGAAGGCGTATTTCACACGAATTTTCCAGATGAAATTACGGAATTCTTACTTGTCGGACTCCATTTTATGCTTGATCCTAACATTTTCTCATTGACTCATGAAGATCTCATTGACAAACTTGATGCGATTGACGAAATTTACGAAAAACTATTAGGTGCTCCAAAAGGAAGCTTTCCTTCAATAAAACAATATTTCGAAAAGTTTTATTGACTTTATAATGTATTGGAAAATTTGCTAGCTATATCCATTTTCTTTGAAAAGCAAGATTGCAAATTTAATCATGACAATATAAGTATTTTTGTCCTATTTTGAGAGGAATTGGAAATATTTTCGTTATAGTAGTAAGGGAAGTGAAAAGGATGGAGATGGAGGTAAAAGAATTTATTAATGACTATTGTTAGGCTAAATTAGATATTTTAAATGTAGTTAATGAAAGTAGCGGAGAAGAATAGTTAAAAATCTTATTATATTTATTTATGGAAATAATAGGATAACGGAGGTCGTCTGTAGAAATAAATAACTGGTCAAAAAACAAGGGAGGTACATAATGAACAAATTCAGTTTGTTTGGCAAATTTACGGTACAAGAAGGGGAACGTGACACACTGGTAGATATTTTGTTAGAAGCAGCAGAAACAATGAAAAGCCTTGACGAATGTGAGATATATCTCGTCAATATTTCTGAAAGTGAACCTAATTCGGTTTATGTATATGAAGTTTGGAGTAATGAAAATGCACATCAGGCCTCTCTAACTCTTGAAGCTACACAAACATTAATTACGAAAGCAAAACCTATCATTACTGGAATGGAGAGAATCAGTACCTTTAAAACAATGGGTGGGAAGGGCGTTTCAACGAATTCTCATTAAGCTACCGGGCTTTAGTTGAATAAGCGCTTTTCTGGAATACAATAAAAAACAAAGCAAGCTACCTAGAAGATAGGTAACTTGCTTAGTATCTACTACCACGTAAATTTCAGACTGATTTACGAAAACTAGGGGAGCTTGAATGTTACAAATACCGCATTACTCAGTGAATTCTGGATTTAAATCCCCATCATAAGGAACATGCTCTACTGTTATTTGGATATCGTTTCCATCTTGATCTTTACCAATACGTTTATAAGTAAATTTATTTTCATTTAATTC
Above is a genomic segment from Lysinibacillus sp. PLM2 containing:
- a CDS encoding TetR family transcriptional regulator gives rise to the protein MKRIVKKHEERRIEIITVAKGLFSSNGYENTTVNDIIKKVGVAKGTFYHYFKSKDEVADAVIQDSIDSSVQLFKQIINNRDLKAIEKFINIIQYFSQETSNHFNDGLMTYLHHKDNVLLHQKMKVAMIKEYVPIISSVVKQGMEEGVFHTNFPDEITEFLLVGLHFMLDPNIFSLTHEDLIDKLDAIDEIYEKLLGAPKGSFPSIKQYFEKFY